One genomic segment of Tiliqua scincoides isolate rTilSci1 chromosome 6, rTilSci1.hap2, whole genome shotgun sequence includes these proteins:
- the RAB33B gene encoding ras-related protein Rab-33B — MAAELESSLELSLSSSGAGPAGSLPPARARIFKIIVIGDSNVGKTCLTYRFCAGSFPERTEATIGVDFRERAVLIGGERIKIQLWDTAGQERFRKSMVQHYYRNVHAVVFVYDMTNIASFRNLPLWIEECKQHLFTNDIPRILVGNKCDLRSAIQVPTDMAQKFADTHSMPLFETSAKNPNDNDHVEAIFMTLAHKLKSHKPLMLSQPPDNTIYLEPEPKPAMVCWC; from the exons ATGGCGGCCGAGCTGGAGTCCTCGCTGGAGCTGAGCCTGTCGAGCAGCGGCGCGGGCCCCGCCGGCTCGCTGCCCCCCGCGCGCGCCCGCATCTTCAAGATCATCGTCATCGGGGATTCGAACGTGGGCAAGACGTGCCTCACCTACCGCTTCTGCGCCGGCAGCTTTCCCGAGCGCACCGAGGCCACCATCGGCGTCGACTTCCGCGAGCGCGCCGTCCTCATCGGCGGGGAGCGCATCAAG ATCCAGCTCTGGGATACAGCAGGGCAGGAGCGATTCCGAAAGAGTATGGTGCAGCATTATTATAGGAATGTCCATGCTGTTGTGTTTGTATATGATATGACAAACATTGCCAGTTTCCGTAATTTGCCGCTGTGGATCGAGGAATGCAAGCAGCACTTGTTCACCAATGATATACCCCGGATTTTGGTGGGAAATAAATGTGATTTGAGAAGTGCAATTCAGGTGCCTACGGACATGGCACAGAAATTTGCCGACACTCACAGCATGCCTCTGTTTGAAACGTCTGCTAAGAACCCCAATGACAATGATCATGTGGAAGCCATCTTTATGACACTGGCTCATAAGCTTAAGAGCCATAAGCCACTCATGCTTAGTCAGCCACCTGATAATACAATTTAtttggaacctgaaccaaaaccTGCCATGGTGTGTTGGTGTTAG
- the LOC136655934 gene encoding uncharacterized protein, with translation MCTLTQGLAGMDRYRYFIFNQKSMVALGLFQIICATICIMSGLIDVNFRKESALSKSKIPIWSGVFMGIPGIMALFSSQKKNPILVNALIIASSFSCFNTLLVIVYASVTLEYGEKYEGYSDRISTHPAVAFVLDTFVKGANITMLIASLCSALVVLIIVYESSRSLPCCSCYDSITGLERLQVNEDQLQTAELVCISHGQVDRMFNSPGKLPDLNEEADDEVSKPPPYIRLT, from the exons ATGTGCACATTGACTCAGGGCTTAGCAGGAATGGATCGCTACAGATATTTCATCTTCAACCAAAAAAGCATGGTTGCGCTGGGGCTTTTTCAGATAATTTGTGCGACAATTTGTATTATGAGTGGATTAATCGATGTCAATTTCAGAAAGGAATCGGCACTGAGTAAATCTAAAATACCCATCTGGTCTGGAGTG TTTATGGGTATTCCTGGAATTATGGCTCTATTTTCTTCTCAAAAAAAGAATCCAATTTTG GTGAACGCTCTGATCATTGCCTCTTCATTTTCCTGCTTCAATACGCTACTTGTAATTGTCTATGCTTCTGTAACTTTAGAGTATGGTGAAAAATATGAGGGTTACAGTGATAGGATTTCTACTCATCCAGCTGTA GCTTTTGTGCTGGACACATTTGTCAAAGGAGCCAACATCACCATGCTGATTGCATCTCTTTGCAGTGCTTTGGTTGTGCTGATTATTGTTTATGAGAGTTCTCGAAGCCTTCCATGTTGTTCATGCTATGACAGCATTACAGGACTG GAAAGGCTACAAGTCAATGAAGACCAGCTACAAACTGCAGAACTAGTTTGCATTTCACATG GTCAGGTGGATAGAATGTTTAACTCACCAGGAAAATTGCCAGATCTAAATGAAGAAGCAGATGATGAAGTATCTAAACCTCCTCCGTACATCAGACTTACTTAA